TGCACCCGCTCATCTATATCAACTCCGCCGACAAGTGGACGCTCACCCTGGCTCTCAACGGCTTCACATCACCCCTCGAACCCGGGGAGCCGGTGACCCACCTGCTGATGGCTGCGTCGGTCGTGGTGGCGCTGCCGCCCATTGCCGTCTTCTTCGCGGCGCAGCGACACTTCATCGAAGGCGTGGTGGTGTCGGGACTCAAGGGGTAGGTCTGCAACCGTCGTTAAAGAGGGCTCGCCCCGTTTCAGAGGGAGGGGGGACCAGGAGAGACGGTAGAAGCGGGCAAGTTGACCGGACAGGAGGTCCTGGAGGTTCGCAACGCTTCGAGATTCTAGATGGGAGGGACCAAGACCGATGCGAGGTATGGCCGGTCGGACGCGGCGCTTTGCGACGAGGGCAGTTGTGTTGGCTGTGACGGCGTCCCTGTTTGTAGGGTGGG
This genomic interval from Bacillota bacterium contains the following:
- a CDS encoding carbohydrate ABC transporter permease, translated to HPLIYINSADKWTLTLALNGFTSPLEPGEPVTHLLMAASVVVALPPIAVFFAAQRHFIEGVVVSGLKG